In Chloroflexota bacterium, the following are encoded in one genomic region:
- a CDS encoding fumarylacetoacetate hydrolase family protein produces MKLLFFNDFRLGVLKAGGRVVDVTAAVPIAASLPRTRLGGQLIIETVIEDFDRFRPEFERVVAREEGVPYADVTVRPPLPRPPNTLCAWGNFQDTNNPKPKRPIYYMDFFHKSATSVVSSGDTVELPNWEEATSFNPEPELAYVIGKRARKLSAGQGLDHVFGFMNFADISCHGVPNRFTNFMHKSLESFAPMGPVITTKDEIPDPQNVRVRLYVNGELKQDYNTNAMVQPIEEQVVWLSQLITLQPGDVVSCGTHHVGLPPINDGDVVELEGEGLGRLRFNIKSDGPRKTQYWAPGGGVRRSEIWTPAPQDIPAHLA; encoded by the coding sequence TTGAAGCTTCTGTTCTTCAACGATTTTCGGTTGGGTGTGCTGAAGGCTGGTGGCCGCGTGGTAGACGTCACTGCCGCCGTGCCCATCGCGGCGTCGCTGCCGAGAACCCGGCTCGGCGGCCAGCTCATCATTGAGACGGTCATCGAGGACTTCGACCGCTTCCGTCCCGAATTCGAGCGCGTGGTCGCGCGGGAGGAAGGGGTGCCCTACGCGGACGTCACAGTGCGGCCTCCGCTCCCACGGCCGCCGAACACCCTCTGCGCCTGGGGAAATTTCCAGGACACGAACAATCCCAAGCCGAAACGGCCGATCTACTACATGGACTTCTTCCACAAGAGCGCGACGTCGGTGGTCTCCAGCGGGGACACGGTGGAGCTTCCGAACTGGGAGGAAGCGACGTCGTTCAACCCTGAGCCGGAGCTGGCATACGTGATCGGCAAGCGAGCGAGGAAGCTCTCAGCCGGGCAGGGGCTCGACCATGTCTTTGGCTTCATGAATTTCGCCGACATCTCGTGCCATGGGGTACCGAACCGATTCACCAATTTCATGCACAAGTCGCTCGAGAGCTTTGCGCCCATGGGACCGGTGATCACAACGAAGGATGAGATTCCCGATCCCCAGAACGTGCGTGTGCGCCTCTACGTCAACGGCGAGCTGAAGCAGGACTACAACACAAACGCGATGGTCCAGCCCATCGAAGAGCAGGTGGTCTGGCTCTCTCAGCTCATCACGCTTCAGCCAGGAGATGTCGTCTCGTGCGGCACGCACCACGTCGGCCTGCCCCCCATCAATGACGGTGACGTCGTGGAGCTGGAAGGCGAGGGCCTGGGGCGGCTGCGCTTCAACATCAAGAGCGACGGACCGCGCAAGACGCAGTACTGGGCCCCCGGCGGCGGGGTGCGGCGGTCTGAGATCTGGACGCCAGCGCCACAGGACATTCCTGCACACCTCGCCTGA